From Solibacillus sp. FSL W7-1464:
GGAGTGTACTTGGCGATTTCATTCATGCCGATGTTCGTTTGTACCGTATCAAGCAATGTCAGGCCGCCGAACACTTTTTTATATGTATCCTGATGTTCGAATTCCTTCCATTGTTTGACGTCTTTACTGACTGCAATTTCTTCGGGAAACCATATTTGTTTCCATTGCTGGTCCCAAAAAATGCGAGCGAGCTCACTCGTAGGGGTATTCCAGTTGACGGCTTTATACGTTAAATTTGACATGCGACACACTCCTCAATTGTAAGTAAACGTTGGCGTACGTAATAAACGGTTTTAATACCTTTCGTCCACGCATAAATATAAGCTTTTGCCAATTGTTCTGTGTTCCACTGGTCCGTCACGTATAGTGTCATGGAAATCCCCTGGTCGACATGCTTTTGCGCGGCTGCGTAAAGGTCGATCAGTTCATACGGGTTTACTTCATAGGCTTCGGTATAAAGTTCTTGGTTATCATTCGTTAAAAATGGCATCGGATAAATTGTTCGACTGTCCGCATAATCACGAACTTCCACGCGTTCTGTAACAGGGGCGATGGAAGCGGTACAGCTGCGGATGTAGGAGATACTGCCTGTCGGAGCGATCGCCAATCTATACGAGTGGAATAATCCATGCTCCAATACATCAGCCTTCAACTGTTGCCACATATTTTTTGTAATAACCGGTGTACCCCCAAGTGCTTTAATCACTTCAGGTGTAAGTTCTTTTTCTTCTTTATTTATATAAGTTTCAAAGTAAACACCGCTCGCATATTCACTTTCCTCAAATCTATAAAACGTTTCGTTCTTTTGCTTCGCGATTTCCATTGATGCTTTTAATGAGTAATAGTTCAGTGCTTCCATAAATGCATCGATAAATTCAATCGAATCTTTGGAACCATAACGGATTCCACTTTGTACAAGGTGTCCATGCAAGTTCATAACGCCCAATCCGACAGAGTGCATCACTTTGTTCGCTTTCGACACAGAAGGGACGTTGACGATATCGGTCATCGTTGAGACATTAGTCAATAGACGCATTGCTGTATCGACAAGCTGTCCGAAATCCTGAACTTTCGTTGCTTCGTGAATGTCAATCGAACCTAAGTTACAAGAAACATCGAGACCATATTCATTCGGCTCGTTTTGGTCGGTGATAATACTTGTTTGTTGGTACTGTAAAATTTCTGTCCTCTATGTTCATTTAGAATCGCTACTTCTAAACCGATTTCTCAGCTATATGTTGCCATATAGAGCAGACTATTTCATCACCTTCAGCTTTACCTGCTAAGGTGCTCCGCGTTTCCCTTTATGTTTTATCCCTATTTTGCATTCGGGCCTCGCTTGAGGGGTACTCTACTCGCTTCTTCACTAGAGTTTTTCATCTAGCTATGCTTTCGATAGTCGTTAGACATTTTATTATTCAAGGCGTTTATAATTGGGGAATTTATCACTATTTAATCTAGTATTTAAGGTTGTTTTACTAATATTTAATTTTTTTAAAGCTTCATTTTGCCCATTATAGATGATATTATCAACTTCAATTTTTTTGGTTTTAGTATGTGAAGTATATCTTTCTTTTGGGTGTTTTGGGAACAATCTCTTATAATTGGGAAATTTAGAACTGTCCAATCTATAGGCTATTGTAGTTATTCCTATCCCTAGATTAAATGATACTTCAGAAAGGCTTTTATAATAAATATCATCTATTAAGATTGCACGAGAATTAGCTTGTTTTACTGATTCAATCATTCTTTTGGTTTTAGGTTTTCCATATTGATTATTCCCTTTACCAGACATTTGTTTAACTCTCATTTGTCTAATTTCTTCTTTACGAGGATTATTAGTAAAACAATCTCCACCTATTGCAGTCAATTTTAAATTGTAAAAATAAGGAGAATTTACTGCGTTAAATTGCTTGATATAATATTCTTCAAGGTTATTTAATTCATCGGAAGAATAAGCTTCTTCTAAAATGAACCTAATAAAATTTTCCTTCCCGTATTTCTTTATTGCTTTTTTTAAATATAATCCAGACCCTAAATAACTTTCCCAATTATTTTGTCTTTGATAAATACATTTCCCAATATAAGCTTTGCCATTTGCCTTATTAATTGTTATATAAACAAAACCAAATGTTTTCACTTTAAGATTACCTCCAAGTGTAAAAATTTAATTTTATAATTTATATACCCAATTTTATAGGGTGAATAATAATTTAGTACGAGATTATCTTAATAAGATTTCCCTCGTTTAACGGAGTTTTCGACTAAGATTTCTCTTAGAAGGTGCTAATTATTAACACAAATTAGACATCTTCACACGCCCGATTTCCTTTAATGGATGGGCGTTATTGACATTATCATCGAATATTTCAAACGGGTAACCTGATTCAAATTGTGCCTTTTTAATTTCCGTATATAGTTTACGGGCGTTTAATCGTTTCAATTTACGGATGTTCGGATTATCCAATAGCTCATAGTACATTTCCGTAATTGAAATTTCCGACATGCGTTTCCCGTATTCTTTATAAATATCATAAGAACTGAACAAGACGATATCTTTATCGCGACGCATCAGTTCAAAGAAAATATCCGGAAGAATAATCCCTGTAGATAGTGTAGCTAAACGGATTTTGTCGTCGGCATTTGGTTTCTTGGAAGAGATGAACGCTTCAATATCTCCGTGGAAAACATTTAAATAGACTACTCCGGAGCCGTTACGTTGCATTTTGTTACTCCACTTAATTAAAGTAGGGCTAGGTCATTTCTGCCTAGCTCTCTATGTCGCCATAGAGATCAGACTATATCTTCACTTTGCCAAAAAAGTTAACAATTGTGGAAACATCAACTCTATTGGTAAAGGCGCGGTTCGGATTAAAATATTACTAAAATAATCACTTAGTCGTTGAACCTTCAACCTTACTAGGTTGCTTGGCTGCGGATTTTCTGCAATCTTGGATTTTTAGGGTTCGCTACTAGATTACTCTGTAGAATCCTACCTTGATATACTCAGATGTTCCCGCAATTGACCGCGTTTTAATTGGGCCAATTATTAACCCAATTGATTCGAATAAGAGAACGAATTCTCCAGCAGTTTCGCAACGGGCATAACCCCGCTCGCACGGTTTAAGATCCCTTTTATCGGATCTCCCAATGGACGCAGATCGGTCAAGTTTACCCCGACACCGCCGCCTAAGCGGGAAAGTTCAAGACAATAGCCGATATTCTCGGCGATTGAGTTCATCGTATCGTCCATCGTTAATTTAAAGCATGAGACAAGCTCACCACGCGCCTTTTTCCCGCTGTTTAAAGCAGTTGGGGTTGCCGGCTGGTAGGCAGTCATAACCGCTTCAATGGCCTTTTCCGCCAAAGTTTCATCACCTTGTGCTAAATAAAGGGCGATGATGACGATCCGGTCCTCGTACTTTTCCAGAATCTCTTTTCCGTCACGGCTTTTCATCGCATAGCTTTCATAAAATTTCGAAGCACTCATGAATGAAGGGAACCGGAACTTGTAGGAATAGGCTTTTTTGTACATCTGTTTAATAAAGTCCATCGAGTACAAGTCAAAAAACTCTTTTTCGTAATAGCCTTCATCAACTAAATAGCGCACTTTTTCCTCTATATCGATAAAGTAGCGTAACCGGACATTGACGTCTTCCAGAAAATAGCGGCGTGTTGCTTCTTTGTCTTTCGCCAAATCCAGTTCACCGGTAGCACGGTAACGGTTTAATATATCATTATTTAATTTTAAATACTGTTTCATATCGATGCCTCTTTCCAAATGGAGTAATAGTAATCTGTAATCGACTCGTAATTAGCCGGAGTTCCTCGCATTTCCACTTTTTCAATTAACGGAATTCCATATTGTGCAGCTAAAAGGTCGCCAGCACGGCCGAAAAAATCATGACCGAAATTACGGTTTCCGCTTACGATGATTCCTTTGCATAATTCAAAGTTCGCAGTCATGAACTGGTCGACGATAGGGGGGACAGAGCCTAATCCATCCGTATACGTAAATAAAAGATACGGTTCACCGATTTTTACCACCCCGGTCAGATCCTTTGCGGGTAAACCGAGTTTTTGCACGATATATCGTACATTGCCAGTTCGTGAAGCATAAATGATCATGCCGTCATTTCAGAAATGCGATCGATAATAGAAGTCGGCTCTGCAATAAACTCACCGTTTATTTCAAATAACGGCACAGACAGAAAACCTGCATCGATGACTTTTTGTTTTGCTGATTCGTCCTGGTCAATATTAATGACCTCTACGTCCAAGTTGGCTGCATCAAGTTCGGATTTTACCCATAGGCATTTGGGGCAAATTGTTTTCGTGTAAAGTTTCATCATAGAATCCCTCGCTATATAAGTATTACTAACGATTGTGCCGGACATGTCAGCGGGGAAAACAAAAAAGCTATCCCGGAAAACAGGATAGCTTGAAATGGAAACGGATCGAGTGCGCGCCTCCATTTCCTATTCCCCGAAGAAATGTACGTAGTTTTAACGAGGCAGGTCTCCTGGCTTTGCTTCATCCGTCAGACGCACCTTCCCATGCTAGTAGCACAGTGGTCTATTCGTCTTCAGTCAGCATTTACAGTTGCGGGGACAGCGTTGGAATTACACCAAACTTCCCTTTTAAACTACATTTAGTAGTACCTTGTTAAAAAAACACAATATATAGTTGAATTGAGTATAAGCGTTAACAACCTAAAAGTAAAGAGCCTAATGAATGATTACATAAATTCAACCAAAATCCTAGAAAACTCCCTATTGAAAATAGAGAAAAAATATGGTTTTGTTATAACTGCATGTAATTAGATAATACAAATAGAAAGTTGGATGAATATGCCGATTCAATTAAAAATTAAGAAAACCCATCCGGAAGCCGTATTGCCGAAACAGGCACGGGAAGGGGACGCAGGGATGGATTTAAGTGCGGTTGAAGACAAAGTTTTACTGCCTGGGGAATACGGGTTAATTAAAACCGGGCTTCAAATCGAATTGCCTGAAGGAACAGAAGCTCAAGTACGCCCACGTAGCGGATTGGCTTTGAAACACGGGATTACGGTGTTAAATAGTCCTGGAACGATCGATGCAGGCTACCGCGGTGAAATTGGCGTAATTTTAATCAATCACGGGAAAGCACCGTTTACGATTGAAAAAGGGATGCGCATTGCCCAGCTAGTCGTCCAATATGTCCCGCAAGTTTTCATTGAAGAAACGGACGAACTGTCGGATTCGGAGCGCGGTGACAAGGGCTTTGGTTCGAGCGGAGTGAAATAATGGAAAAAGCCTGGTTCCAGATGAACTCAGGCTTTTTCTAATCCTCTTTTTTCCACTTTATATAATTGTACGTCGTTTGAATCCCAAAAAGTAGTATGAAAAAGAGCGTGAAAAATATAAAGAGATTAGTGAAACCTTCAAACAAATAAATAATGATCAACGCTATAATACAAATGGGAATGGAATAAAGGTCGCGCATAAATTTACGGCGGTATGATAGACCATGATAAGCAATTTTAAATCCTTTATCCACTTTTGGTTTATCCCGGTAGTGGATTGATAGAATAAGTGGTGTAATTAAAACTAAAATAAGTATAAATGCAATTGAAAAATCAATCATATTAATCACCTTTCTTTCCTGTTGTCACAATATCGATTTGCGTCACAATTTTTGTAATCGGTAAAAACGTTAATTCACATTGATAACGCCCATCAGGGAAGTCTTTGTAAGTACTGGATTTAATATTGTAAACTTTATTTTCAATCGTAACCTCAGTCGTATCGATACTTCTGCCATGCCCATTTACAAAGGTGATTTCGCAACTTCCTCCAGCAGTTTTCTGATCACCTGTCTGCAGATGATAGAAATCGTAGCTGTAAATCCCTGAAACAATCAGCATAAACAACGAAAGCACGCCAAGCATAACTGTATTCAAGTTATAAGGGGATACTTTCTTATTTACGAATTGCCGGATAAAAAAGAAAGCAGCAATGATAAATAATAAAGTGAAAATGATAAGCGCACTGTAAAATCCAATAAGCATGAACATGCCCCCTCTTAACTCATTACCTAATTTACGAATAAGTTGGAAAAAAGTTTCAAAATGATCTTATTTTTATTTTATTGGAATAATAAGAAATTGAAGTTACATAAGGACTTTTCTAACGAAGTATAAATGTGCATATGCATAAGGGAAACGTTTTTCCGTTTAGAAGGGGATCGATCGATTTTAGGCGAATTGATAACAAAGGGAAAATGTTAAATTGGGGTTGAGATAAAGGGAGGCATTGTATGCGAAGTATGCAAAGTGTATTGTTTGAGAAGTTTTTAGTGCT
This genomic window contains:
- a CDS encoding GIY-YIG nuclease family protein produces the protein MKTFGFVYITINKANGKAYIGKCIYQRQNNWESYLGSGLYLKKAIKKYGKENFIRFILEEAYSSDELNNLEEYYIKQFNAVNSPYFYNLKLTAIGGDCFTNNPRKEEIRQMRVKQMSGKGNNQYGKPKTKRMIESVKQANSRAILIDDIYYKSLSEVSFNLGIGITTIAYRLDSSKFPNYKRLFPKHPKERYTSHTKTKKIEVDNIIYNGQNEALKKLNISKTTLNTRLNSDKFPNYKRLE
- the nrdI gene encoding class Ib ribonucleoside-diphosphate reductase assembly flavoprotein NrdI, producing MIIYASRTGNVRYIVQKLGLPAKDLTGVVKIGEPYLLFTYTDGLGSVPPIVDQFMTANFELCKGIIVSGNRNFGHDFFGRAGDLLAAQYGIPLIEKVEMRGTPANYESITDYYYSIWKEASI
- a CDS encoding glutaredoxin family protein is translated as MMKLYTKTICPKCLWVKSELDAANLDVEVINIDQDESAKQKVIDAGFLSVPLFEINGEFIAEPTSIIDRISEMTA
- the dut gene encoding dUTP diphosphatase encodes the protein MNMPIQLKIKKTHPEAVLPKQAREGDAGMDLSAVEDKVLLPGEYGLIKTGLQIELPEGTEAQVRPRSGLALKHGITVLNSPGTIDAGYRGEIGVILINHGKAPFTIEKGMRIAQLVVQYVPQVFIEETDELSDSERGDKGFGSSGVK
- a CDS encoding ATPase, which produces MIDFSIAFILILVLITPLILSIHYRDKPKVDKGFKIAYHGLSYRRKFMRDLYSIPICIIALIIIYLFEGFTNLFIFFTLFFILLFGIQTTYNYIKWKKED
- a CDS encoding cobalamin biosynthesis protein CobN; translation: MLIGFYSALIIFTLLFIIAAFFFIRQFVNKKVSPYNLNTVMLGVLSLFMLIVSGIYSYDFYHLQTGDQKTAGGSCEITFVNGHGRSIDTTEVTIENKVYNIKSSTYKDFPDGRYQCELTFLPITKIVTQIDIVTTGKKGD